One genomic segment of Dysosmobacter sp. Marseille-Q4140 includes these proteins:
- a CDS encoding ParA family protein has product MRTIAIMNFKGGVGKTVTTATFACLLAKRKKRVLAIDADSQGNLSQYFGVEPAEDDTCTTLELLTSGAGYYPDFVTPTCIEDVDVIPADIRLLAADVDATVRGETHREAIEELRVALEEDAGDPDGYDYLLIDCPPALSTACAAALIAADEVIIPIRLDAFSTGGMSNLVFQITNMRRINPRLRVRGVLVTQYTKTEEERQALEVLRASQLPVFETVIRYSKRVCAGTFAKMPLVEFSPWCAAAQDYRDLTEEILREDGDGHGKA; this is encoded by the coding sequence ATGAGAACGATCGCGATTATGAATTTCAAAGGCGGGGTGGGAAAGACCGTGACCACGGCCACCTTTGCCTGTTTGCTGGCGAAGCGGAAAAAGCGGGTGCTGGCCATCGACGCCGACAGCCAAGGGAACCTGAGCCAGTACTTCGGTGTGGAGCCCGCTGAGGACGATACCTGCACCACTTTGGAGCTGCTGACCTCCGGAGCCGGATACTATCCGGACTTTGTAACGCCCACCTGCATCGAGGATGTGGACGTGATCCCCGCCGACATCCGGCTGCTGGCGGCCGATGTGGATGCCACCGTCCGGGGCGAGACCCACCGGGAGGCCATCGAGGAGCTGCGGGTGGCCCTGGAGGAGGATGCCGGAGATCCCGATGGCTACGATTATCTGCTGATCGACTGCCCACCGGCGCTGTCCACCGCCTGCGCCGCAGCGCTGATCGCCGCCGACGAGGTCATCATTCCCATTCGGCTGGACGCCTTCTCTACCGGCGGCATGAGCAATCTGGTGTTCCAGATCACCAATATGCGGCGGATCAACCCGCGGCTGCGGGTCCGGGGCGTGCTGGTGACCCAGTACACCAAAACGGAGGAGGAACGGCAGGCCCTGGAGGTGCTGCGGGCCAGTCAGCTGCCGGTTTTTGAGACGGTGATCCGATACTCCAAGCGGGTGTGCGCCGGGACGTTTGCCAAGATGCCCCTGGTGGAGTTTTCGCCCTGGTGCGCTGCGGCACAGGATTATCGGGACCTGACAGAGGAGATCCTGCGAGAGGATGGTGACGGACATGGCAAAGCGTGA
- a CDS encoding helix-turn-helix domain-containing protein, protein MAKREADIAAMLGAQLAKVSESDTGREQIEYIDLDLLDPDPRNFYNLPGIPELAENIRLVGLQQPLRVRPKEGSHFEIVTGHRRHRALLRLAKEEGLAQFAQVPCIRERTGESSAMERIRLICGNCDNRTMSSAELAQQAEELEAALLALKKEGFAFSGRTREKVAQLLQVSETKIANAKVIKNGLKVPGIREKWAKKEIPEAAALEIARLPAEAQYRLLDWVIDGHHDYSIRSVKNFLLMWNGCKKECPETGKFCPHAEEITEHDYHGGEWHGAGCCQGCLSRNTCPAACQYARANDPEPQALPETHGGIAPPPKLENRVEMSAEDWQVRRERFSQRLRAAREATGLDRAAFAEKIGEYKATYSAWENGNSPGSGAFPRLAKALGVSTDYLYGLTDDPSPRPVPAQWQPLDEEHWPAKDQLVVIAYDNPLGGTCYVTARCVGGYHDLYPFEDTDVGCELDEPSHGEYDVGYWWMLLPVKEDPHESDDA, encoded by the coding sequence ATGGCAAAGCGTGAAGCAGACATTGCCGCCATGCTGGGCGCGCAGCTGGCCAAAGTGTCCGAATCGGACACCGGCCGGGAGCAGATCGAGTACATCGACCTGGATCTGCTGGATCCGGATCCCCGGAATTTCTACAACCTGCCGGGCATCCCGGAACTGGCGGAGAACATCCGTCTGGTGGGACTCCAGCAGCCCCTGCGGGTTCGGCCCAAGGAAGGCAGCCACTTTGAGATCGTGACCGGCCACCGGCGCCACCGGGCGCTGTTGCGGCTGGCAAAGGAGGAGGGCCTGGCGCAGTTTGCGCAGGTGCCCTGCATCCGGGAGCGGACCGGGGAGTCTTCCGCCATGGAGCGGATCCGCCTGATCTGCGGCAACTGCGACAACCGGACGATGTCCAGCGCGGAGCTGGCTCAGCAGGCGGAGGAGCTGGAGGCGGCGCTGCTGGCGTTGAAAAAGGAGGGCTTTGCGTTTTCCGGGAGGACCCGGGAGAAGGTAGCCCAGCTGTTGCAGGTCTCGGAAACGAAGATCGCCAACGCGAAGGTCATCAAGAATGGTCTGAAAGTTCCAGGGATCCGGGAGAAGTGGGCAAAAAAGGAAATCCCGGAGGCCGCTGCCTTGGAGATCGCCCGTCTGCCGGCGGAGGCCCAGTACCGGCTGCTGGACTGGGTGATTGACGGCCATCACGATTACAGCATCCGCAGCGTCAAAAACTTCTTGTTGATGTGGAATGGCTGCAAAAAGGAGTGCCCGGAGACGGGTAAGTTTTGCCCCCATGCCGAGGAGATCACAGAACACGACTACCACGGCGGCGAGTGGCACGGTGCTGGGTGCTGTCAGGGATGCCTGAGCAGAAATACCTGTCCGGCGGCCTGCCAGTATGCGCGGGCCAATGATCCGGAGCCTCAGGCACTTCCGGAGACGCACGGTGGGATTGCGCCGCCTCCGAAGCTGGAAAACCGAGTGGAGATGTCGGCGGAGGATTGGCAGGTGCGGCGGGAGCGGTTCTCTCAGCGTCTCCGGGCGGCCCGGGAGGCCACCGGCCTGGACCGGGCGGCCTTTGCGGAGAAAATTGGAGAGTATAAGGCGACTTACAGCGCCTGGGAAAACGGCAATTCCCCGGGGTCTGGTGCGTTTCCCCGGCTGGCAAAGGCCCTGGGCGTCAGCACGGATTACCTATACGGCCTGACCGACGATCCCTCGCCCAGGCCTGTTCCGGCGCAGTGGCAGCCATTGGACGAGGAACACTGGCCGGCAAAAGATCAGTTGGTAGTTATTGCTTATGATAATCCACTTGGAGGGACTTGCTATGTGACCGCCCGCTGTGTGGGCGGCTATCATGACCTTTATCCATTTGAGGACACAGACGTGGGCTGTGAGCTGGATGAGCCATCTCATGGTGAATATGACGTCGGATATTGGTGGATGCTGTTGCCGGTGAAGGAGGACCCACATGAATCAGACGACGCTTGA